A part of Ziziphus jujuba cultivar Dongzao chromosome 8, ASM3175591v1 genomic DNA contains:
- the LOC107427234 gene encoding ankyrin repeat-containing protein BDA1-like, producing the protein MSIFYTNCFRTSLNTSNSCEDNPLHIASTSGHVNFVKEMISLKPSFAKEVNQHRFSPLHFASAIRNLKVVKELLKRDRKLCQLEGRNRWTPLHYAASRGRVEIIREMVVACPESTKVVNVQKETALRLAIKNSQFDAVGDSIEIVEFLVGTKTNASNWFLVNAVNQSGLTALDVLLSFPSEAGIEKSRRSFGTQECRDSTSNARNALLAVAILVTTATFQVGLNPPGRIWQDKDLNGTATTQSAAAYLLKFQICVGAIYSTYDIAMIFIAPKGIELFLVLVLSVLPAIMPWIAWLIRLLVKMVRDLSYIRSTEPL; encoded by the exons ATGTCAAttttttacaccaactgcttcAGAACATCTCTTAATACTTCAAACAGCTGCGAAGACAATCCCTTGCACATTGCTTCAACCTCTGGCCATGTCAACTTTGTTAAGGAGATGATAAGTTTGAAACCAAGTTTTGCCAAAGAAGTTAATCAACATCGCTTTAGTCCCCTCCACTTCGCTTCTGCCATTCGGAACTTGAAGGTGGTGAAGGAGCTGCTAAAACGTGACAGAAAACTTTGCCAGTTAGAGGGAAGAAATAGATGGACGCCTCTTCATTATGCAGCAAGCAGAGGCAGGGTAGAAATCATAAGAGAAATGGTGGTAGCTTGTCCAGAGAGTACCAAAGTTGTGAATGTTCAGAAAGAAACCGCTTTGCGTCTTGCTATTAAGAACAGCCAATTTGATGCA GTTGGTGATTCTATTGAG ATTGTAGAATTCTTAGTTGGTACAAAAACTAATGCATCGAACTGGTTCTTAGTAAATGCTGTTAACCAGAGTGGTCTGACAGCACTTGATGTTCTGCTCAGTTTCCCAAGCGAAGCAGGGATAGAGAAATCGAGGAGATCCTTCGGAACACAGGAG TGCAGAGATTCAACAAGCAATGCTCGTAATGCACTATTAGCTGTAGCAATATTAGTAACAACAGCAACATTTCAAGTTGGACTTAACCCTCCAGGACGTATTTGGCAGGACAAAGACTTAAATGGGACTGCCACAACTCAATCAGCAGCAGCATATTTG TTGAAATTTCAAATCTGTGTTGGTGCAATCTACAGTACATACGATATTGCAATGATCTTCATTGCACCAAAGGGCATTGAGCTATTCCTCGTTTTGGTTTTGTCTGTTTTACCAGCTATAATGCCATGGATAGCCTGGCTGATTAGGCTACTTGTAAAGATGGTTAGGGACTTGTCATATATCAGAAGCACAGAGCCACTTTAA
- the LOC132805088 gene encoding ankyrin repeat-containing protein BDA1-like: MDNRLFEAAQTGNIQILHQLLAENPFILHTIELSSQGFNPLDIASTAGHVEFVKEIIRLRPDFAKQVNQDGFSPIHIAAAIGNMDTVREFMKVDQKLCRLEGRNRWTALHYAASRGKVDTIQEMLLACPESIEDVTVQNETALHLAVKNCQFQAINFMVTWVREMKKDEILDMKDEHGNSILHLATWRKQRQARKILLLLIYF; this comes from the coding sequence ATGGATAACAGGCTATTCGAGGCTGCTCAAACAggaaatatccaaattttgcaCCAACTGCTTGCTGAGAATCCCTTCATACTTCACACAATTGAACTTTCTTCACAAGGCTTCAATCCCTTAGACATTGCTTCCACCGCCGGACATGTTGAGTTTGTTAAGGAGATTATAAGATTGAGACCGGATTTCGCCAAACAAGTGAATCAAGATGGTTTTAGCCCCATCCATATAGCAGCTGCTATTGGTAATATGGATACAGTGAGAGAGTTTATGAAAGTTGACCAGAAACTCTGCCGGTTAGAGGGAAGAAATCGATGGACAGCTCTTCATTATGCAGCTAGCAGAGGGAAGGTAGACACGATTCAAGAAATGCTATTAGCTTGTCCAGAGAGCATTGAAGATGTGACAGTGCAAAATGAAACTGCTTTGCATCTTGCTGTTAAGAACTGCCAATTCCAGGCAATCAATTTCATGGTGACATGGGTCAGAGAAATGAAAAAGGATGAGATCTTAGATATGAAAGATGAACATGGCAATTCAATTCTTCACCTTGCTACATGGAGAAAACAACGCCAGGCAAGGAAAATCTTATTActtctcatttatttttaa
- the LOC112492883 gene encoding ankyrin repeat-containing protein BDA1-like: MDMRLFQAADTGNINLLHHLLAQSSSILHTIALASNENPLHIASTAGHVEFVKEMIRLKPGFAEEVNQDGFSPIHLASAIGHLEIVKELLKVDREFCRLEGRNEWTALHYAASRGRVDIIREMLLACPESIEDVHVHEETALHLAVKNSQFKAIHLMINWITGMKKDEILDMKDELGNSILHLATWRKHFQVIEWVLGNTAADSRDGLVNAVNQGGLTALDILLIFPSEAGDREIEDILRHAGGRRANDIAYPAVTVTVTDNRTPVTDGWRMSDFFSGDLVKYFKFRRGRDSPSDARTALLVIAVLVATATFQAGLNPPGGVWQDTDLTGAPNKPAHLAGRSIMGSYSSVAYLLIMVPNCIGFSVSLFVISVLISNFPFQWEFQVCICALYFSYNTGITFMAPESLNGFLTAFSSALPGAMPLVIRLVRLLLRTIRKKLF; encoded by the exons ATGGATATGAGGCTTTTCCAGGCAGCTGATACTGGAAATATCAATTTGTTACACCACCTGCTAGCACAAAGTTCCTCTATACTCCATACCATCGCTCTAGCTTCAAACGAAAATCCTCTACACATTGCTTCTACAGCAGGCCATGTAGAATTTGTTAAGGAGATGATAAGGTTGAAACCAGGTTTTGCCGAAGAAGTAAATCAGGATGGTTTTAGCCCCATTCACTTGGCTTCTGCTATCGGCCATTTGGAGATTGTGAAGGAGCTGCTGAAAGTTGACCGAGAATTCTGCAGATTAGAAGGAAGGAACGAATGGACAGCTCTTCATTATGCAGCAAGCAGAGGGAGGGTAGACATCATTAGAGAAATGCTATTAGCTTGTCCGGAAAGTATTGAAGATGTGCATGTGCACGAAGAAACTGCTTTGCACCTTGCAGTTAAGAACAGCCAATTTAAAGCAATTCATTTAATGATCAATTGGATCACAGGAATGAAAAAGGATGAGATTTTGGACATGAAGgatgaacttggcaattcaattCTTCACCTTGCAACATGGAGAAAACACTTCCAG GTTATAGAATGGGTACTTGGCAACACTGCAGCTGATTCAAGAGATGGATTGGTAAATGCTGTAAACCAGGGCGGTCTGACTGCTCTTGATATTCTACTCATATTCCCAAGTGAAGCGGGTGATAGAGAAATTGAGGACATCCTAAGGCATGCTGGGGGTAGGAGAGCAAATGATATAGCTTACCCTGCTGTAACTGTCACTGTTACTGACAATCGAACCCCGGTAACTGATGGCTGGAGAATGTCAGATTTTTTCTCAGGTGATTTGGTGAAGTACTTCAAGTTCAGAAGGGGCAGAGATTCTCCAAGCGATGCTCGAACTGCACTTCTAGTTATAGCAGTATTGGTGGCCACAGCAACATTTCAAGCCGGACTCAACCCTCCAGGAGGTGTTTGGCAGGACACAGACTTAACTGGGGCTCCCAACAAACCAGCACATTTAGCAGGGAGGTCCATTATGGGATCTTATAGTTCAGTTGCATATCTCTTGATAATGGTTCCAAACTGTATTGGGTTCTCAGTGTCTCTTTTCGTTATCAGCGTCCTCATAAGCAATTTTCCTTTCCAGTGGGAGTTTCAAGTCTGTATCTGTGCCCTCTACTTTAGTTATAACACTGGAATTACTTTCATGGCACCAGAAAGCTTAAATGGCTTCCTCACTGCATTTTCATCAGCTTTGCCAGGAGCCATGCCATTGGTAATTAGGTTGGTTAGGCTACTTTTAAGGACCATCAGGAAAAAACTATTCTAA
- the LOC107414063 gene encoding uncharacterized protein LOC107414063: ITFSQVVEWLISNPGTNPLPLEVNAVNKSGLTALDVLLIFASEAGDREIEEILRNAGARRARDMIMSLSTTPPYEITNNNIQTPSAANGPTTSDLCADNLVNYFKFKRGRDSPSDARTALLVIAVLVTTATFQAGLNPPGGVWQDTESNGGPRNPSHEAGRSIMGSYHPVTYLLFMVFNSIGFSISIYMITVLISNFPFLWEFRACVLALYFTYNIAITSMAPNSLKVFLTAFSSALPSLSPLIAKLVSKLIMASRGFLTHLKHRFTC, translated from the coding sequence ataacattttcacAGGTTGTAGAATGGTTAATCAGCAATCCTGGAACTAATCCATTGCCATTGGAAGTAAATGCTGTAAACAAGAGTGGTCTAACAGCACTTGACGTTCTACTAATTTTCGCAAGCGAAGCCGGAGACAGAGAAATCGAAGAGATTCTTCGCAATGCAGGAGCTAGGAGAGCAAGAGATATGATCATGAGCCTCTCAACTACACCTCCATATGAAATCACTAATAACAATATTCAAACCCCATCAGCAGCAAATGGTCCAACCACATCAGATCTCTGTGCAGACAATTTGGTGAACTACTTCAAGTTCAAGAGGGGCAGAGATTCGCCAAGCGATGCTCGAACAGCGCTGTTAGTAATAGCGGTATTAGTAACAACAGCAACATTTCAAGCAGGACTTAACCCTCCAGGAGGTGTTTGGCAGGACACAGAGTCAAATGGGGGTCCAAGGAATCCTTCACATGAAGCAGGAAGGTCCATTATGGGTTCATATCACCCAGTAACATATTTACTATTCATGGTTTTTAACTCCATTGGATTCtcaatttctatttatatgatCACCGTGCTCATAAGCAATTTCCCATTCCTGTGGGAGTTTCGAGCCTGTGTTTTGGCTCTCTATTTTACATACAACATTGCAATTACTTCCATGGCACCTAACAGCTTGAAAGTCTTCCTCACTGCATTTTCTTCAGCTTTGCCGTCTTTGTCCCCATTGATAGCCAAGCTCGTTAGCAAACTTATAATGGCTTCCAGAGGATTTCTTACACATCTCAAGCACAGATTTACTTGTTAA